The Labeo rohita strain BAU-BD-2019 chromosome 10, IGBB_LRoh.1.0, whole genome shotgun sequence genomic interval ctctggctgttgtcagactctcACAAAAacatctcactggattattacaattaagggcaaaatgaatgtttagaaatgtaaactgatattttctgctgacacactacagcaaaagatagaaataactgaccaacatttttttatttggtgaaAGCACTAGTGTTACAATaattttggccatgactgtaaatAATTGGACAATACGTATAGATGTATAGTGGAGATCAAAGTTAGAGAGCAATGCAATTTCACTGTCTTTtttgaagttatcctaacagGAGTAGAATGGCAGTTTATggtcatatttcataaataaattgtattttgaagcagagaataaaaaatacttaaatgagatatttgaaaaagaacttAGAGAACACATAGATACCTccaagttattggtgttaatctggcacctggtgctaatttccttaattacactgaccaaaattataaacgcaacacttatgtttttgcccccatttgtCATGAGCttaaagatctaagactttttctatgtacacaaaaggcctatttctctcaaatgttgtttacaaatctgtctaaatctgtgttagtgagcacttctcctttagataatccatccacctcacaggtgtggcatatcaagatgctgattagacagcatgattattgcacaggtgtgccttaggctggccacaataaaaggccactctaaaatgtgcagttttactgtactggGGGTGTCCGGGGGGTTCCGAagaccagtcagtatctggtgtgaccaccatttgcctcacgcaatGCAACACGTCTCCatcacatagagttgatcaggttgttgattgtggcctgtggaatgctGATCCACTATTCTTCAATGGcagtgcgaagttgctggatattggcaggaactgaaacacgctgcaaacatgctcaatgggtaaCATGTCCGgagagtatgctggccatgcaagaactttgatgttttcagcttccaggaattgtgtacagatccttgcaacatggggccgtgcattatcatgctgcaacatgaggtgatggtcgtggatgaatggcacaacaatgggcctcaggatctcgtcacggtatctctgtgcattcaaaatgccatcaataaaatgcacctgtgtttgttgtccataacatacgcctacCCATACCGTAACCCCACCGCCATCATGGGCCActtgatccacaacgttgacatcagcaaaccgctcacccacacgacgccatacacgttctgtcatctgccctgtacagtgaaaaccaggattcatccgtgaagagaacacctctccaaagtgtcagacgccatcgaatgtgagcatttgccctttcaagtcggttacgacgacaaactgcagtcaggtcgagacccagatgaggacgacgagcatgcagttGATCTTCCCTGAGATgttttctgacagtttgtgcagaaattctttggttatgttAACCAATTGTtacagcagctgtccgggtggctgtcCCGGGTGGCATCCAACATCTTCaccttggaggtgaagatgttggatgtggaggtcctgggctggtgtggttacacgtggtctgcggttgtgagactggttggatgtactgccaaattctctgaaacacctttggggacggcttatggtagagaaaagAACATTCATTTCACGGGCaactggtggacattcctgcagtcagcatgccaatcgcatgctccctcaaaacttgcggcatctgtggcattgtgctgtatgacaaaaataaaaacattttaaagtggcCTTTtgttgtggccagcctaaggcgcacatgtgcaataatcatgctgtctaatcagcatcttgatatgtcacacctgtgaggtggatggattatcttggcaaaggagaagtgctcacttacacagatttagacagatttgtgaacaatactTGAGAGAagtaggccttttgtgtacatagaaaaagtcccCCAAAAAAGGCAAATGCATGAGAaaacaggataatgcagagGCTCTCAATAGGGATTcaggttcaacactgcagctggaattgcttgccagttcaatGCTGAGcagggtaaggatctgtctcAGCATGTTTAAGAGAAGACGGACTGAAAGTGCACTTTGCATTGACTaagcctctcatcagcagaaatAATCTGGCAACACAAAAATTTGGCGACAAAGTTACGGCTAAGAAACCAGGACTATGGAAGGGTGAACCAACATCACACCAGCGCAGTCTGAGATACTAGTGTTGTCCTGCGGCCACAGATGTGctaaagttatttaaagaaaGGCAATCCAACAGCTGTAAATCTCCAAAATTTGTTTCCATCATCTTTTGTGCTGCAGTGgttactgttctctaattttgatcactgtattttccaaaaaataaaggttttcgTTGAAATGCCTTGGTTATTTTGAACAGTGGTATACCTACAGCTAATATTCCTTAGAATTTTGAGCTATTAAGATgaacaatatttcagaaaaatcaaggttgttctctaattttgatctctacTGTACTATCTCTAGTATACTAATTAATTCACATTCATCATAGGCTGCCTTAAGCCTTTCAGGCACACCAGGTGACAGGGGACCCAAAGGAGATCCAGGTGAAAGAGTGAGTCATCAAAGACCTACAATtagatataaattacattttaatcttatacattttgcattttttgataaaaaaatatgtttgtttttcaagcTAATTAGATTGCATTACTCTATTTTCAAAGGGTCAGCCAGGAATAACAGGAAAGCAAGGAGAGCCTGTGAGTGCACATGGATTCCTTTTATGTTTTCAACATCCATTAAGGTTATATACACTTTACAAAAATTTAGTAACgtttagtaaatgtttttgtttacacccacccattaagagctgggggtgaaaacttttggaatttaaagatcagggtaaatttgactaatttcgtcttctgggaaacatgtaattaACCTTTGtatagcctctgaagggcagtactacatgaaaaaatatgatatttaggcaagataagacaaatgtacacatctacattctgtttaaatgttttcaccccctgtttcctaatgcatgttttttccttctggagcatcagtgagtgtttgaactttctgtaatagttgcatttgagtccctcagtggtccttagtgtgaaaagattgatctatggacctcttattttggtaaaataattaacattttgcagattctgaaaggggtaTGTAAACTGTTTAAGAAGGGGATGTAAAcctttttgaagaacagcggacagcttaactgttcaggacaaacaagggactcatgaacaactatcactaaacaaaaaacacagctgtggatcattcaggtaacaacattgtattaagaatcaagtgtttgaaaacttttgaacggggtcgttttttataaattcagctattatttttgtcttctgaACTATATTTACATCTTGTATATGAAATatctcaggtcagtactaaataaacattttgtatgatccctcttattttggtaaaatgattaatagggggatgtaaacgtttgacctcaactgtatttatatgtaaaagtaaaagttaactttattcttattttcttaTGTTGTGAATAGGGTTTTCCAGGTCCTAAAGGTGAGCCAGGAGAGACTCCAGCAGAGGTAAGTACGTTTTTGGAGTTATTGATTGTGCAGTTATGATGATTTATTATCACACGCTAAAGCCTCGTCTTCCTGCAGGTGCAGCAGTTGAGGGAAGCGCTGAAGATTCTGGCCGAGAGGGTTCTCATTCTAGAACACATGATCGGCATTCATGGTGAGAATTATGGATTAGTATTAATCTAGATTTCCACTTACGAGTTCTAACTAGAGCGCCATTGGATTCCAGAGCACCATTATGATCTCATGGCATAAGCTGTCGCTGCCAGGGAGGTTAGTGTGTGCAGCAATTATTTAGTAATGACTTTGAGGTTTCATGGGGATTGATTGCTTTTAAGAATACAAAATGACATCAGAGGACTAGAAATAGACTATTAGACGCACACATGGTTATGCAACaaattttcctttatttttgtttctttccttTCGTCGCTCTGCCCAGATACTCTGTTGGACTCCGGCTCTGGAATAGATCTCCTGGCGGACTTCATGCTAACAGGCAGCGCTAAAAATGTTGCCGATGCCAGACCCTCCTCTCCTCTTACCACAGACAGAGAGTAGCCGGACTCTGTTGGGTATGAAGAGTAAATAACAAACACTTGTGACCACAAGGCCTTTATCTCCTGTCTGTTGCTTTGAAGGACAGATCCCTCAATGTATTTGTTCATGAGTATGATAACAGTGGCACtgatcttttttgttttatttactttatgtaTTTAGTTTAATTGTCATATtctcttttttacattttgaaatcacTGTATTTACCtgttgaaaatgtgttttcattgctgttttactttcatatgtgaccctggaccacaaaaccagtcataagtagcacgggtatatttgtagcaatagccaaaaatacactgatttttcttttatggcaaaaatcattaggatattaagtaaagatcatgttacatgaagatatGTAGCAAATTTCCAACTGtacatatatcaaaaattaatttttcattagtaacatgcattgctaagaacttcatttggacagatcccagattttcaaatagttgtatctctgccaaatactgtcctatcctaacaaaccatacatacaTGGAAAATCTCACTTTCAAACAgttgacccttatggctggttttgtggtccagggtaacataTATAATGTGTTTTAAGGGCAGGCCTTTATATTAGCCACTAGGCAGTGATTGGATGTTGAAAAGTGGGTGCTACTTACTAGAACGGAGCCGGATCGAATGTGAGTTTGCTAAAAATGGAAACTAACTAGCTATGTTGCTGTTGGTTAAAAGTATCCAATAGCCTATGCAGCATAAGAGCAAGTTGAAATATCAATATACTGTAGTAAAAGTGAGGAACTGGGACGGGCAGGCCGTCAGGGTAATTAATCAACAAATATGATACttgattatacaaaaaaaaacatgtttttgacgCTATTCACTCCTTAATGGTTTATATGCAGCATGAATGAAGATTTAATACCGCAGTCATCaagctgaaaataaatgttttgtcacAAAGGCTTTCTAGGAAGCAAAAAAAGGCCACATTTTTCTTGTCATCCcctttttgttttctgattGATGACCTGTAATGACCTCATGCACATAATTGTATATAGAAGTCTCAGCATTGGCTTTGTATAAAAAACAATTCCCCTATAAACCAGAATAGGACTTTAAAACCAAATTCAACCCTTTGTCTGCGTAGAAAATGCAACGTCTACCACAATAAATTGTGTTTACACCTCCGCTCACCTGTTCTTATTCATAAAGCCTATCATTGACTCGCTGAAAACCCAAAATGGCAGAACGCACCAAGGGCTGCTATTAATAGGGCTGCAGTGAATAGCCAGAGAGACACAAAAGGCCCCGCTGACCTTGTTCGCAGAGCACCGTTCAACACGCCAGTGTGGCTTTAAGCTTATTGTTGCGCTTGAGCTTTTGTAATCCCCTCGGGAGGGAACGAAATCTTTCCGAATCTTGAGCTGTTGTGCTAAGAAAGAAGTATCTGAAGTGTTTGCTGAAAGGTTTCCCACGGTAATGTTTTACGTTAAACCTGTTTGATTGTATTTTGCTTTGACtttttgattgatttctttttttaaataaaattgatggGAAAAATTGAAAGTTCTTTCATTGTTGGCAATATCTAAGCACTTTATTGCAATAACAACTGTAACTGcacttgatttgtttttatctcttTATTGACAAAAGGCGGGTACAGAGCTTAAGGAGAAGACAACACACAAATGGACATGAACAAACATGGAAGaacatgggaaatgtagtttttaCTCCTGCTCCTTATCCTCTCCGTGGGTGATGACGTAGCACAGGTTTTTGTAGTCCAGGTTGCCAGCCACATCCAAGGGGAAGTTTGTGAACATCTGGTTCACCtaggtacattttaaaaaatcatgattAAAATCCAttctatgtttgttttttttttgatcgtTTGTGCCTTTGCATTTCAGAAGTAAAGTGTATTACCTCAGCCTCGGTGAATTTGTCTGCCTGGGACATAAGGTGATATTTGATCCTGTGAGGAGAAACAAAAGAATACGTTAAATGCTGTGctgatgtgtgcatttttcataaatttGCGTAAATCTACTTActcttctcctttaaggattcCTGTGCCCTCTGGGTCGAAGATCTTAAAGGCATTGAGAATAGTCTCCTCAGGGTCTGTGCCTGTCAGTCAGAAAGGTAACAGATTTTTGATTATTCTGTAATTATATGTTCCAAAACATGTCGAAATTTTTAATTAGCGAAGATTTCTGGAGGAAGTTGCATTCAAAATTCAAGCTTCCGACGTTAAATTACACAATTCATATATCAGTATGCAGTGTGCCTTATATCTGCTGGGTTCTCCAGCTATTTGCACCtcattagcatgattatcatttCAATTCTGATAAATTTGATCCTTGCCTTTGAGCTTCTCTCCAAACATGGTGAGGAAGACGGTGAAGTTAATAGGGCCCGAGGCTTCCTTTAGCATCTCATCAAGCTCATCGTTGCCAACGTTGAGACGTCCTGCCAAACATGCATATACAGAGATATACATTAATACAGAATGCCACTTCCTCTTATAGTTCAAATGCAGTGAGAGGTTACTGGAATGTTCGTAGATGttcaatgcaataaaaaaaagttatgagaTTAGATTAAGAGGCTGGGGGAGAAAAAAAGCATTGGATATTTTGTGTTAGTTTTGCAGTGAAAATTACATTCAAGTCTGAGGCCAAACTGaaagtctgttatttttattttattttatttattttattttgaagtgaaaATTACATTCAAGTCTGAGGC includes:
- the myl10 gene encoding myosin regulatory light chain 10 is translated as MAPKKAKKKEAASSNVFSMFEQSQIQEFKEAFTIMDQNRDGFIDKNDLRDTFAALGRLNVGNDELDEMLKEASGPINFTVFLTMFGEKLKGTDPEETILNAFKIFDPEGTGILKGEEIKYHLMSQADKFTEAEVNQMFTNFPLDVAGNLDYKNLCYVITHGEDKEQE